The genomic segment CACCTAAATCTTTAGCAACTTCTTTTGCAATACTTACATCAATACCTACAATTTGATCCTTACCATCTATTTCTTTGTGAAATTCATATGGTGGGTAATCGGCACTCGTTCCAACTACAATTTTGCCTTTTGATTTTATATCACTTAATGATGATGACTTAACATCTGAATTTTTGCTAGAACTATTAGTGTTACTACTACATCCTATAATTCCAACTGCTATACTGCTAATTGCCACAACTACTATTAATTTTTTTAATAAAAATTTTTTCATATATTGTCCCCCTTTAAATTTTATCGAAGTATTATTCTTTAGTATTTTGCTACTAATTGAATAATATTGCTATAAAGCAAAAATGTCAATACATTATAATGATGTTTTAATACGTATTAATAAGTAATAGTATTTTTTATTCCTATTACTTTTTCTACAATCATTAAACAGATACTCAAATCAAGAACAAAAGTGGCTGCGCCACGCTCTTTCTTGATACCATTTTTTACAGGCGAATATCCTTATAACCATTGATATCACTCACTTTCAAAATCAAAAAATTCTATACTTTCCTACGAAAATTAAATTCACAGCACTTTCTCTAAATTTGACAATAGGAAACTAAACTAGCCTATTTTAGGCTAGTCCAAGCCTTATATTAAATTATTTGTTTCTTTTACTTATTGATTTTTTCTATATTATAGCCTTTTGACTTTAGAATTTTTATCATACTTTCTTCTCTTTTTTCTCTAAGTTTATCTAAATAAATAGTACCATATTCTATATAGTTTTTTCTTTCCTTTAACAATTGATAGCATATTCTTAACATTAAACTTGCTAATGCTATTGTGGCTTTTTTCTTTCCCATTCTTTTCACCCATCGCTTATAGCATATTGATAATCTAGTATCCTTACTCATGCTTGCTGCCCAAGCACATTCACACATTACACTTTTTAATGCTTTATCTCCATTCATTGTTTTACTTCTTTTTTTTTACCTGCGCTTTCACAATTTCCAGGACTTAGGCCTGCCCATGATGTTAGATGCTTATCTGTTGGGAAATAACTCATATCAGTTCCAATCTCTGCTATTATTACTGATGCTGCATTCTTGTTTATACCTGGTATAGTATCTATTATCTCTACTTCTTCAAAATATGGCTCTATATATTCACCTATTTCTTTTTCTATATGGACTACTTGTTCTTCTAAAAACCTAATGTGATCATAGCTGTATTTTATCATTGTCAAATGATGGTTTCTTATTTTTCCGTTTACAGCCTCTTTTATTTCTCCTAGTTTCTTTCTTATACTTGCTTTACCTCTACCATTTGATATCTCAATTAAGTCTGTCATTCTAATTTCTTCTTGATTAATGATTTTATTTAATATTTTTCGTCCTGTATCTCCAAATATATCTGAAATATAACTTGAAATCTTTATATTACAATCCTCTAGAATTTTATGAATCCTATTCTTCTCTCTATTAAGTTCGTATAGTATTTTCTTCCTATATCTTGTTATATCTCTAAGATCTCTTATATGTGCATCTGGTACAAAACTCTTATTAATTAATCCACTTCTCAATAATTGAGCTATCCATTCTGCGTCTTTCACGTCGGTCTTTCTTCCTGGAAGATTCTTTATATGTCTAGCATTTGCAAGTATAATTTCAAAATCACCTGATTCTAATACATTCCAGACAGGCTTCCAGTATACGCCTGTGCTTTCCATTGCTACTTGCGTACAGCCTCTTTCTTCAATCCAATCTAAAAGTTTTAACAAATCTGTAGTCGTAGTATTAAATGTCTCTATTTCCTTTTCCGGTTTTTTCTTTAAATCACCCTTTAAAACACATACTACTACTGTTCTTTCGTGCACATCTATACCTGCACACCTTTCAATTATTGCTTCCATTCCTACCTTCTCCATAATAAATTCAGTGAGTTCAACAGTAATTACTTATCAAAAAAAAATTTCCTACACGTGCTCTAGACACAATACTTTGTGCTCAAAATTACCGTAGCCAGTTTCCTAAAAGGAGTTCTTGCTACCAGAAAGTACAACGGCTTACTTCCTCACCTTTCTATATTATTGACAAGGTTATCCATTTGTTAACAGAAACCACTTAATTTTCATTATACTTTGTGAAGGCTTTGCCTTCATGGGCGGTTCCTAAACAATAAAAAATAGTTAACAACATGAAAAATAAATCATTATTGTTAACTATTTATAAGAACTGTTTAATTTATTCTTTTAATTCCTTAAATCCAGAAACTTTGCATTTACCCAAATTTATTAAAGGAATATTGTGTACTTTTATTCTTCTATTTTAACTACATCATAGCCTTCTTCTTCAATAGCTTCTTTTATTTCTTCATTACTATTTTCAGTTTCAACTATTGCACAATTATCCTTAAGCCTAACTTCAACTGAAGTTACCTTATCCAAATTTTCTAGTGCTTCCTTTACGTGAGCAACACAATGTTCACAACTCATTCCTTCAATTAATATTTTCTTTTTCATATTTATTACCTCCCGTTTATTAATGATTAAAATTTAGAAATCAAAATATAGATATTTGAAATAAATTTCTTCAAGCATCTAGATACAATTATCTACTACCTAAGAAATGTCCTAATATGCTATTTTTGCTTATCATCATATCTTATTGATCAGGCTTTAAAATTTTTAAGCCTTAATGCATTTGTAAGTAC from the Clostridium beijerinckii genome contains:
- a CDS encoding IS110 family transposase; protein product: MEAIIERCAGIDVHERTVVVCVLKGDLKKKPEKEIETFNTTTTDLLKLLDWIEERGCTQVAMESTGVYWKPVWNVLESGDFEIILANARHIKNLPGRKTDVKDAEWIAQLLRSGLINKSFVPDAHIRDLRDITRYRKKILYELNREKNRIHKILEDCNIKISSYISDIFGDTGRKILNKIINQEEIRMTDLIEISNGRGKASIRKKLGEIKEAVNGKIRNHHLTMIKYSYDHIRFLEEQVVHIEKEIGEYIEPYFEEVEIIDTIPGINKNAASVIIAEIGTDMSYFPTDKHLTSWAGLSPGNCESAGKKKEVKQ
- a CDS encoding heavy-metal-associated domain-containing protein, which produces MKKKILIEGMSCEHCVAHVKEALENLDKVTSVEVRLKDNCAIVETENSNEEIKEAIEEEGYDVVKIEE